A region of Plantactinospora sp. BC1 DNA encodes the following proteins:
- the aceB gene encoding malate synthase A has product MRIHVTGPLWERYEEILSPKALDFLVALDSEFAARRVALLDTRRARRARYAEGQLPGFLPETEAIRADPSWRVAPPAPGLHDRRVEITGPTDRKMTVNALNSGAKVWLADFEDALAPTWDNVIGGQLNLVDAIDRRIDFTAPGGKRYVLGDDLATIVVRPRGWHLVEKHIVVDGRAISASLVDFGLYLFHCAGRQLDAGSGPYFYLPKLESHREARLWNDVFRFAQNWLGIPQGTIRATVLIETVTAAFEMDEILYELREHCAGLNAGRWDYIFSIVKNFGWRDDFVLPDRGDVTMTVPFMRAYTELLVQTCHRRGAHAIGGMAAFIPSRDPAVNAVALGKVRGDKEREAADGFDGSWVAHPGLVPVCRDAFDAVLGDRPHQLDRRRPEVTVGADDLLSVDRTPGRVTGVGLRGNVAVALRYFDAWLGGTGAAAIFDLMEDAATAEIARCQVWQWLHHATPLAEGGRVTEELVRSILVEEVTRLNAERSVSERDRLTRAAEIFVRVALGEELPAFFTTEAYARHLVTAQQSRGTARTGVAMAA; this is encoded by the coding sequence ATGAGAATCCACGTCACCGGGCCGCTGTGGGAGCGCTACGAGGAGATCCTCAGCCCCAAGGCGCTGGACTTCCTGGTCGCGCTCGACAGCGAGTTCGCGGCCCGCCGGGTGGCCCTGCTGGACACCCGGCGGGCCCGCCGGGCCCGCTACGCCGAGGGTCAGCTCCCCGGCTTCCTGCCCGAGACCGAGGCGATCCGGGCCGACCCGAGCTGGCGGGTGGCGCCGCCGGCACCGGGCCTGCACGACCGGCGGGTCGAGATCACCGGCCCGACCGACCGGAAGATGACGGTCAACGCCCTCAACTCCGGTGCGAAGGTCTGGCTGGCCGACTTCGAGGACGCGCTCGCGCCGACCTGGGACAACGTGATCGGCGGCCAGCTCAACCTGGTCGACGCGATCGACCGGCGGATCGACTTCACCGCGCCCGGCGGCAAGCGCTACGTCCTCGGCGACGACCTCGCCACCATCGTCGTCCGGCCGCGCGGCTGGCACCTGGTGGAGAAGCACATCGTGGTCGACGGGCGGGCGATCTCGGCCAGCCTGGTCGACTTCGGGCTCTACCTCTTCCACTGCGCCGGGCGGCAGCTCGACGCCGGCAGCGGCCCGTACTTCTACCTGCCGAAGCTGGAGAGCCACCGTGAGGCACGGCTCTGGAACGACGTCTTCCGGTTCGCGCAGAACTGGCTCGGCATCCCGCAGGGGACCATCCGGGCAACCGTGCTGATCGAGACCGTCACCGCCGCGTTCGAGATGGACGAGATCCTGTACGAACTCCGCGAGCACTGCGCGGGGCTGAACGCCGGACGGTGGGACTACATCTTCAGCATCGTCAAGAACTTCGGCTGGCGCGACGACTTCGTACTCCCGGACCGGGGCGACGTGACGATGACGGTGCCGTTCATGCGGGCGTACACCGAACTGCTGGTCCAGACCTGTCACCGGCGCGGCGCGCACGCGATCGGCGGGATGGCCGCCTTCATCCCGAGCCGCGACCCGGCGGTGAACGCGGTCGCCCTCGGCAAGGTCCGGGGCGACAAGGAGCGTGAGGCCGCCGACGGGTTCGACGGCTCCTGGGTGGCCCACCCCGGCCTCGTCCCGGTCTGCCGGGACGCCTTCGACGCGGTGCTCGGCGACCGGCCGCACCAGCTCGACCGGCGCCGCCCCGAGGTCACTGTCGGCGCGGACGACCTGCTGTCGGTGGACCGGACGCCGGGCCGGGTGACCGGCGTGGGGCTGCGCGGCAACGTGGCGGTGGCGCTGCGCTACTTCGACGCCTGGCTCGGCGGCACCGGCGCGGCGGCCATCTTCGACCTGATGGAGGACGCCGCCACCGCCGAGATCGCCCGCTGTCAGGTGTGGCAGTGGCTGCACCACGCGACGCCGCTGGCCGAGGGCGGCCGGGTCACCGAGGAACTGGTCCGGTCGATCCTGGTCGAGGAGGTGACGCGGCTGAACGCGGAACGGTCGGTGTCGGAACGGGACCGGCTGACCCGGGCGGCGGAGATCTTCGTCCGGGTCGCGCTCGGCGAGGAGTTGCCGGCCTTCTTCACCACCGAGGCGTACGCCCGGCACCTGGTGACGGCGCAGCAGTCGCGCGGTACCGCCCGGACGGGCGTGGCGATGGCGGCATAG
- a CDS encoding beta-N-acetylhexosaminidase, translating into MPLPRPLTTRPGSGAVVLGPATTLRADADCAGVARLLRETLSRSTGLPLPDSSPGDGARNGGGAVAGGGDIALAVDPALPAEGYHLRVRPDGVAITGGAPAGVFYGTQTLLQLLPPAVHRRARVAAGPWTVPAVEISDAPRFGWRGCMLDVARHFMPVAGVLRFVDLLAAHKLNVLHLHLTDDQGWRVQIRRYPRLTEVGAWRHESMVGSRQHERFDGRPHGGYYSQDDLREIVGYAAERFVTVVPEIDLPGHTQAAIAAYPELGNDPGEPVAVSTRWGISRRVLNVSDGTLDFVRNVLDEVLELFPSRHVGIGGDECDKSEWRASPAAQRRRRELGLRDEDELQSWFVRQLQRHLAARGRTLFGWDEVLEGGLPDPATVAAWRGPALAVAAARAGHDVVSCWDTSAYLDYRQSDRPDEPIPVGTVLTVADVRAFEPVPAELPAELRHRIVGAQCNLWTEHADSPRTVDYLAFPRLSAFAEAVWSAPGSAEGFDDRLREHLARLDAFGVEYRPPAGPLPWHRRPDAAGWPRQRADRDAELIRLTGNVLRPRRAEPGSDAGTTPPGPGRPAAPSSS; encoded by the coding sequence ATGCCGCTGCCCCGTCCGCTCACCACCCGCCCGGGGTCGGGGGCGGTCGTCCTCGGCCCGGCGACGACGCTGCGCGCCGACGCCGACTGTGCCGGGGTGGCCCGGCTGCTCCGGGAGACGCTGTCGCGCTCCACCGGCCTGCCCCTGCCGGACTCCTCCCCCGGCGACGGCGCCCGCAACGGGGGTGGTGCCGTCGCCGGGGGAGGCGACATCGCGCTCGCCGTCGACCCGGCACTGCCCGCCGAGGGCTACCACCTGCGGGTACGCCCCGACGGCGTCGCCATCACCGGCGGCGCGCCGGCCGGCGTCTTCTACGGTACGCAGACGCTGCTCCAGTTGCTGCCGCCGGCCGTGCACCGCCGGGCCCGGGTGGCGGCCGGCCCGTGGACGGTGCCGGCCGTCGAGATCTCCGACGCGCCCCGGTTCGGCTGGCGCGGCTGCATGCTCGACGTGGCCCGGCACTTCATGCCGGTGGCCGGGGTACTCCGCTTCGTCGACCTGCTCGCCGCGCACAAGCTGAACGTGCTGCACCTGCACCTCACCGACGACCAGGGTTGGCGGGTGCAGATCCGGCGGTACCCCCGGTTGACCGAGGTGGGCGCCTGGCGGCACGAGTCGATGGTCGGCTCCCGCCAGCACGAGCGCTTCGACGGCCGGCCGCACGGCGGCTACTACAGCCAGGACGACCTTCGGGAGATTGTCGGGTACGCGGCGGAGCGCTTCGTCACCGTCGTACCCGAGATCGACCTGCCCGGGCACACCCAGGCGGCGATCGCCGCGTACCCGGAACTCGGCAACGACCCCGGCGAACCGGTGGCGGTCTCGACCCGGTGGGGGATCTCCCGGCGGGTGCTGAACGTCTCCGACGGGACCCTCGACTTCGTCCGGAACGTGCTCGACGAGGTGCTGGAACTCTTTCCCAGCCGGCACGTCGGGATCGGCGGCGACGAGTGCGACAAGTCCGAGTGGCGGGCCAGCCCGGCCGCCCAGCGGCGCCGGCGCGAGTTGGGGCTGCGCGACGAGGACGAGTTGCAGAGCTGGTTCGTCCGGCAGCTCCAGCGGCATCTGGCGGCCCGCGGCCGGACGCTGTTCGGCTGGGACGAGGTGCTGGAGGGCGGCCTGCCCGACCCGGCCACCGTCGCGGCGTGGCGGGGGCCGGCGCTGGCGGTCGCGGCGGCCCGGGCCGGGCACGACGTCGTCTCCTGCTGGGACACCTCCGCCTACCTGGACTACCGGCAGTCGGACCGGCCGGACGAGCCGATCCCGGTCGGCACCGTACTCACCGTCGCGGACGTCCGGGCCTTCGAACCGGTACCCGCCGAACTGCCGGCCGAGCTGCGGCACCGGATCGTCGGCGCGCAGTGCAACCTCTGGACCGAGCACGCCGACAGCCCGCGTACCGTCGACTACCTGGCCTTCCCCCGGCTCTCCGCGTTCGCCGAGGCGGTCTGGTCGGCGCCGGGGTCGGCGGAGGGTTTCGACGACCGGCTGCGCGAGCACCTGGCCCGGCTGGACGCGTTCGGCGTGGAGTATCGCCCGCCGGCCGGACCGCTGCCCTGGCACCGTCGGCCGGACGCGGCGGGCTGGCCGCGCCAGCGGGCCGACCGGGACGCCGAGCTAATCCGACTCACCGGCAACGTGCTGCGGCCCCGCCGGGCCGAACCCGGTTCCGACGCCGGGACGACTCCGCCCGGTCCCGGCCGTCCGGCCGCCCCGTCGAGTTCATGA